One region of Deltaproteobacteria bacterium genomic DNA includes:
- a CDS encoding response regulator, protein MKILAIDDNFDNLIILRAVVADFLPEAEVMTASNGPAGIELARDIDPDVILLDIIMPGTDGFAVCRELKEDPRLRIIPVVFLTALKTDRENRIKAIKAGAEGFLSKPIESTELTVQIRAMAKIKAANVAQRENQERLAALVAERTHDLEDAMHQAQAANKAKSEFLANMSHEIRTPLNGILGMLQLLQDTSLDTEQRDFVDTAISSGHRLTRLLSDILDLSRIEAGRLILRNKEFDMREVRQAITDLLFVTANNPDLRLCFHIDDTVPPRLVGDETRLVQILFNLVGNAIKFTTRGSVETRVSLLQRTSGRARLLFQISDTGAGIPDDRILDVFDPFTQVESSYTRAHQGAGLGLSIVRRLIRLMDGSMSVDSALGQGTTIYLSLPFALRDTKNAAAPPTPKTPDAGQGLRILLVEDDEVNLLSGKCLMEKLGHRIVTARNGQEALFRLREQDLDLVFMDIQMPVMDGLEATRRIRAEGDFKDKADIPVVAMTAYAMAGDREKFLNAGMTDHIPKPVSMDTLRRTIDRFTRR, encoded by the coding sequence CGCCCGCGACATCGACCCCGATGTGATCCTGCTGGACATCATCATGCCCGGCACGGACGGTTTTGCCGTGTGCCGCGAGCTCAAGGAGGACCCCCGGCTGCGGATCATCCCGGTGGTCTTTCTGACCGCGCTCAAAACCGACCGCGAGAACCGCATCAAGGCCATCAAGGCCGGAGCCGAGGGATTTTTGTCCAAGCCCATCGAGTCCACGGAACTGACCGTGCAAATCCGGGCCATGGCCAAGATCAAGGCCGCCAATGTCGCTCAGCGCGAAAACCAGGAGCGCCTTGCCGCCCTGGTGGCGGAACGGACCCACGACCTGGAAGACGCCATGCACCAGGCCCAGGCCGCGAACAAGGCCAAAAGTGAATTCCTGGCCAACATGAGCCATGAAATCCGCACGCCCCTGAACGGCATCCTGGGCATGCTCCAACTCCTTCAGGATACTTCGCTGGACACGGAACAGCGGGACTTCGTGGACACGGCCATTTCCTCGGGACACCGTCTGACCCGGCTGCTGTCGGACATCCTGGATCTGTCCAGGATCGAGGCCGGAAGACTGATCCTGCGCAACAAGGAATTCGACATGCGCGAAGTCCGACAGGCCATCACCGACCTGCTCTTCGTGACCGCCAATAATCCGGACCTGCGCCTGTGCTTCCACATCGACGACACGGTCCCGCCCCGACTCGTCGGCGACGAAACCCGGCTGGTGCAGATTCTGTTCAACCTGGTCGGCAACGCCATCAAATTCACGACCCGGGGCAGCGTGGAAACGCGGGTGTCCCTGTTGCAACGCACGTCCGGCCGGGCCCGCCTGCTCTTTCAAATCTCGGACACCGGCGCGGGCATTCCCGACGACCGTATTCTGGACGTCTTCGACCCCTTCACCCAGGTCGAGTCATCCTACACCCGCGCCCACCAGGGCGCCGGCCTGGGCCTGTCCATCGTGCGCCGTCTGATCCGGCTCATGGATGGAAGCATGAGTGTTGACAGCGCCCTGGGCCAGGGCACGACCATCTATCTGTCCCTGCCTTTTGCCCTGCGCGACACGAAAAACGCCGCGGCGCCCCCCACGCCCAAAACCCCAGACGCGGGCCAGGGGCTGCGCATCCTTCTGGTCGAGGACGACGAGGTCAATCTGCTGTCCGGAAAATGTCTGATGGAAAAACTCGGGCACCGGATCGTCACGGCCAGAAATGGCCAGGAAGCCCTGTTCCGACTACGGGAACAGGATCTGGACCTTGTGTTCATGGACATCCAGATGCCCGTCATGGACGGACTGGAGGCAACGCGGCGCATCCGCGCGGAGGGGGATTTCAAGGACAAGGCGGATATCCCCGTCGTGGCCATGACGGCCTACGCCATGGCCGGGGACCGGGAAAAATTCCTGAACGCGGGCATGACCGATCATATCCCCAAGCCCGTTTCCATGGACACCCTGCGCCGGACCATCGACCGCTTCACCCGGCGCTAG